The Misgurnus anguillicaudatus chromosome 15, ASM2758022v2, whole genome shotgun sequence genome has a window encoding:
- the rps3 gene encoding small ribosomal subunit protein uS3 produces the protein MTTLGHTEVIPCHKSISASTFIPFLSAASGKMAVQISKKRKFVSDGIFKAELNEFLTRELAEDGYSGVEVRVTPTRTEIIILATRTQNVLGEKGRRIRELTAVVQKRFGFPEGSVELYAEKVATRGLCAIAQAESLRYKLLGGLAVRRACYGVLRFIMESGAKGCEVVVSGKLRGQRAKSMKFVDGLMIHSGDPVNYYVDTAVRHVLLRQGVLGIKVKIMLPWDPSGKIGPKKPLPDHVSIVEPKDEVLPTTPVSEQKGAKPEVPVMPQGTPVPTA, from the exons ATGACCACATTAGGTCATACGGAAGTGATCCCGTGTCATAAATCTATTTCCGCTTCTACGTTCATTCCTTTCCTGTCTGCGGCCTCCGGCAAGATGGCGGTGCAAATCTCGAAGAAGAGAAAG TTTGTGTCGGATGGAATCTTCAAAGCCGAACTGAATGAGTTTCTGACCCGAGAGTTGGCTGAGGATGGATACTCCGGCGTAGAGGTCCGTGTCACACCGACAAGAACAGAGATCATCATCTTGGCTACCAG AACCCAGAATGTCCTGGGAGAGAAGGGGCGCCGCATTCGTGAACTTACTGCCGTGGTTCAGAAGCGTTTTGGTTTCCCCGAGGGCAGTGTTGAG CTGTACGCTGAGAAGGTCGCCACCCGTGGTCTGTGTGCCATTGCTCAGGCAGAGTCACTGCGCTACAAGCTGCTTGGGGGTCTGGCCGTCCGTAG GGCTTGCTATGGTGTGCTCCGTTTTATCATGGAGAGTGGAGCCAAGGGTTGCGAGGTGGTTGTCTCTGGTAAGCTGAGAGGTCAGAGAGCCAAGTCCATGAAGTTTGTGGATGGCCTGATGATCCACAGTGGAGACCCTGTTAACTACTATGTTGACACAGCTGTCCGCCATGTACTGCTGAGGCAGG GTGTGCTTGGAATCAAGGTGAAAATCATGCTCCCCTGGGACCCCAGCGGTAAGATCGGCCCCAAGAAGCCTCTTCCTGACCACGTCAGCATTGTGGAGCCCAAGGATGAGGTTCTCCCCACCACCCCAGTGTCTGAACAGAAGGGGGCTAAGCCCGAAGTCCCCGTTATGCCACAGGGAACTCCAGTGCCGACTGCATAA